One genomic window of Ammospiza nelsoni isolate bAmmNel1 chromosome 4, bAmmNel1.pri, whole genome shotgun sequence includes the following:
- the LAMTOR3 gene encoding ragulator complex protein LAMTOR3 has translation MADDLKRFLYKKLPSVEGLHAIVVSDRDGVPVIKVANDNAPEHALRPGFLSTFALATDQGSKLGLSKNKSIICYYNTYQVVQFNRLPLVVSFIASSNANTGLIVSLEKELTPLFEELRQVVEVS, from the exons ATGGCCGAC GACCTGAAGCGGTTCCTGTACAAGAAGCTGCCGAG cGTTGAAGGTCTTCATGCTATTGTAGTCTCAGATAGAGATGGTGTGCCTGTTATCAAAG TTGCCAATGATAATGCTCCAGAACATGCACTGCGACCTGGCTTTTTGTCCACCTTTGCCCTTGCCACAGATCAGGGCAGTAAGTTAGGACTCTCCAAAAACAAAAGTATCATCTGCTATTACAATACCTACCAG GTGGTGCAGTTCAATCGCTTGCCTTTGGTAGTGAGTTTCATTGCAAGCAGCAATGCCAATACAG GGCTGATTGTAAGTTTGGAGAAGGAGCTCACACCCCTGTTTGAAGAACTGAGGCAGGTTGTTGAAGTTTCTTAA